In Pochonia chlamydosporia 170 chromosome Unknown PCv3seq00008, whole genome shotgun sequence, the following proteins share a genomic window:
- a CDS encoding acetolactate synthase (similar to Talaromyces marneffei ATCC 18224 XP_002147039.1): MTGNLPIANLIVQALAKAGVTHVFGVPGAKIDGIFNALRDHPAIKLIVCRHEQNAAFMAAAVGRLTGRPGICLVTSGPGTTNLVTGLATATSEGDPVVAITGTVSRTQGTRHTHQNLDVAKVLDGVCKSIVKVVIEDQVHEVLANVFRDALDFPQGATALALPVDLVNSSVGGLDHAVQRFEAPVHGPASPSAIATVSELLSSARRPVVLLGMRAADPETVAATQRLVSAFNLPVVETFQAAGAISEDLLHLFYGRIGLFRNQPGDKLLCHADLILSVGYDPYEYDAEMWNTNPQRNKLIHVDYLKSNLCANYAPTVELVGDIATTLDNLRTSLQPTQGYWADVQETLTSLRAELTSWQDAASKNSEGLVQPQQFVYLLRKLLPNDTVVTTDVGTVYIYMMRYFYTYRPRHLLCSNGQQTLGVGLPWAIAASFVQKPPCSKRVVSVSGDGGFMFTSQELATAVQNGCKITHFILNDSAYNMVEFQEEAKYGRSSGIELGGVDFVKFAEAFGATGFRVTDSKDLEDTMKAALEVDGVAIVDIAIDYSHSADLMREIIPQDYH; encoded by the coding sequence catcaaactcATAGTTTGCCGACATGAGCAGAATGCAGCATTCATGGCCGCCGCTGTAGGGCGCCTAACTGGTCGTCCGGGAATTTGCCTAGTTACATCAGGTCCTGGAACCACCAATCTCGTCACTGGTCTGGCTACAGCAACGTCTGAGGGCGATCCAGTCGTCGCGATTACTGGTACCGTGTCGCGAACTCAAGGAACCAGACATACACACCAAAATTTAGACGTCGCTAAAGTCCTCGATGGTGTCTGCAAGTCTATTGTTAAAGTGGTTATCGAGGACCAGGTTCATGAAGTTCTCGCCAACGTCTTTCGAGATGCCCTCGACTTCCCCCAGGGTGCCACGGCGTTGGCCTTGCCAGTAGATCTGGTCAACAGCAGTGTTGGTGGCCTAGACCATGCTGTTCAGAGGTTCGAAGCTCCGGTCCATGGTCCGGCGAGCCCGTCTGCCATTGCTACCGTCTCCGAATTACTCTCTTCTGCGCGTCGGCCAGTAGTCTTACTGGGGATGAGAGCTGCAGACCCCGAGACAGTCGCGGCAACACAACGGCTCGTTTCTGCATTCAACTTGCCTGTTGTTGAGACATTTCAGGCTGCCGGCGCTATTAGCGAGGACCTGCTGCATTTGTTCTACGGTCGGATTGGGCTCTTCAGGAATCAGCCTGGCGACAAACTGCTCTGTCATGCGGACCTGATTCTCTCTGTCGGGTATGATCCATATGAATATGACGCTGAGATGTGGAACACGAATCCTCAGCGAAATAAATTGATTCATGTCGACTACCTCAAGTCGAACCTATGTGCCAACTACGCTCCAACAGTGGAACTAGTCGGTGACATTGCAACAACATTGGATAACCTACGGACAAGTCTCCAACCTACACAAGGTTACTGGGCTGATGTTCAAGAAACTCTCACGTCGCTTCGAGCAGAGTTGACGAGCTGGCAGGACGCTGCGAGTAAAAATTCCGAAGGATTAGTCCAACCACAGCAATTTGTGTACCTGCTTCGCAAACTTCTTCCAAATGACACAGTCGTTACAACAGACGTCGGAACGGTCTATATCTACATGATGCGGTACTTTTATACATACAGACCCCGACACCTTCTATGCTCAAATGGCCAGCAAActcttggtgttggcttACCCTGGGCCATTGCCGCAAGCTTTGTGCAGAAGCCGCCGTGTTCGAAGAGGGTTGTCAGTGTCAGTGGAGATGGCGGATTCATGTTTACATCACAAGAACTGGCGACTGCGGTGCAGAATGGCTGCAAGATTACACATTTCATCTTGAATGATTCTGCGTATAACATGGTCGAGTTCCAAGAGGAGGCCAAGTACGGACGAAGCTCTGGCATCGAGTTGGGTGGCGTCGATTTTGTCAAGTTTGCGGAAGCGTTTGGGGCTACTGGATTTCGGGTTACGGACTCAAAGGACCTGGAAGATACGATGAAGGCTGCTCttgaggtggatggtgtggCTATTGTTGATATTGCGATTGACTATAGCCATAGTGCGGATTTGATGCGTGAGATTATCCCTCAGGACTACCACTAA